The following proteins are co-located in the Desulfatitalea tepidiphila genome:
- a CDS encoding TetR/AcrR family transcriptional regulator, which produces MGTKEQILNAAVRVMAAKGQDASIGEIAEAAGVNVSHIYHYFSNKEDLLFHTAGAYLKDRIPNFKRRLEGIREPVSLLTKLIWEQLKFHENNANYARFTLFECRSRKAFFKHEAFRYFFEWTQITKQILTDGKEQGVFSSEVSTAVARDIIQGLMDVENIMFFADKQKSSFVDDYDGIVDLVLAMIGIEDQATVDNKNKQTKIINAAENLFAQKGYGKTTTLEIAKMAEMAERTLYEHFQNKEDILFTTLEQRFKGHQEKVDALFRIEKPLDRLGRFICYFFTIYLKQPAFAKTLILDGIFNPRFYHSKAYDAFETYLAVIDDILYDGKASGQITGGVDHRIFKNMFLGIFSNTMLRWHFADERNLDIDMARWIKEVAFLLTRAVKSHQVQP; this is translated from the coding sequence ATGGGCACAAAAGAGCAGATACTCAATGCGGCGGTTCGGGTCATGGCGGCCAAAGGGCAAGATGCCTCGATCGGAGAAATCGCCGAGGCGGCAGGCGTCAACGTATCCCACATCTATCATTATTTCAGCAACAAGGAGGATTTACTGTTCCACACGGCCGGCGCCTATCTGAAGGACCGGATCCCCAATTTCAAGCGAAGGCTGGAGGGCATACGCGAACCCGTCAGTCTTTTGACCAAGTTGATTTGGGAGCAGCTGAAGTTCCATGAAAACAATGCCAATTATGCCAGATTCACCCTGTTCGAATGCCGCTCCAGAAAAGCCTTTTTTAAGCACGAGGCCTTTCGCTACTTTTTCGAATGGACCCAGATTACCAAACAAATATTGACCGACGGAAAAGAGCAAGGCGTGTTCTCGTCCGAAGTTTCCACAGCCGTTGCGCGCGATATCATTCAGGGATTGATGGATGTCGAAAACATCATGTTTTTCGCGGACAAACAAAAAAGCAGTTTTGTGGATGACTATGACGGCATCGTGGATCTGGTTCTGGCGATGATCGGCATAGAGGATCAAGCCACGGTGGACAACAAGAACAAGCAAACCAAGATCATTAATGCGGCTGAAAACCTTTTTGCGCAAAAAGGGTATGGAAAAACCACCACCTTGGAAATTGCCAAAATGGCTGAAATGGCCGAACGCACCCTCTACGAACATTTTCAGAACAAAGAAGATATTTTGTTTACGACGCTGGAACAACGCTTCAAGGGGCACCAGGAAAAGGTGGATGCGCTTTTCCGCATCGAGAAACCGCTGGACAGACTCGGACGGTTTATTTGCTATTTCTTTACCATCTACCTGAAGCAACCCGCCTTTGCCAAGACACTGATACTCGACGGCATCTTCAATCCCAGGTTCTACCATTCCAAGGCGTATGATGCCTTCGAAACCTATCTGGCCGTCATCGACGATATCCTCTATGACGGCAAGGCCAGCGGCCAGATCACCGGCGGGGTCGACCATCGCATTTTCAAAAATATGTTTCTCGGCATTTTCAGCAACACGATGCTGCGATGGCACTTCGCCGACGAGCGGAACCTGGATATCGACATGGCGAGGTGGATCAAAGAGGTGGCCTTTCTGTTGACCCGTGCGGTGAAATCTCACCAAGTTCAACCCTGA
- a CDS encoding TRAP transporter large permease yields MALGWTTILFFLILITLLALGVPLVFCFGSVAILFTVWHLGPDALYLVGITAYQGWTSPILLAIPLFVLMANLLQRSGIAEDLYQMMYLWFGRIRGGLAMGTVAICAIFGAMAGISAVGTVTMGMIALPSMLKRGYDKRIAVGCISAGGTLGILIPPSVLMIVYGYLTNASVGKLFMAGLIPGILLSLIFMAYIFIRCLKNPEMGPAVSDEEDSSMEAKLRSLVSVISPILLITCVLGLMYMGVCTAMEAAAIGAFGALIVLIVNRRFAWSIFHDSVVNTCRMTAMIMWIFFGALLFQHIYSAMGAAEMVASIFTGLEVSRWIMLIGMMAVLMVLGCFMDPGGILLICIPVFLPLVESLGFDPIWFGILFVINMELGYITPPFGFNLFYMKMLAQPHGVSMQDIYWSVVPFVLLVILLLFLIIVFPDIALWLPEKVL; encoded by the coding sequence ATGGCACTCGGCTGGACAACGATTTTATTTTTCCTCATCCTCATCACCCTTCTGGCGTTGGGCGTCCCACTGGTATTTTGTTTCGGCTCGGTAGCCATTCTTTTTACCGTCTGGCACCTGGGCCCGGATGCTTTGTACCTGGTCGGGATCACTGCCTACCAGGGATGGACCAGCCCGATTTTGTTGGCCATTCCGCTATTTGTGCTGATGGCCAATCTATTGCAGCGGTCGGGTATCGCCGAGGACCTTTACCAGATGATGTATCTTTGGTTCGGGCGGATCCGGGGCGGACTGGCCATGGGAACGGTGGCCATTTGCGCCATCTTCGGGGCAATGGCCGGCATCAGTGCGGTGGGAACCGTTACCATGGGGATGATCGCCCTGCCGTCCATGCTCAAACGGGGCTACGATAAAAGGATCGCCGTAGGGTGCATCTCTGCAGGTGGAACCCTTGGGATTCTCATTCCGCCCAGTGTGCTGATGATCGTTTACGGATATTTGACCAATGCTTCGGTGGGCAAGCTATTTATGGCCGGGTTGATTCCCGGCATACTGCTGTCATTGATCTTCATGGCGTATATCTTCATTCGGTGCCTCAAAAATCCGGAAATGGGGCCGGCGGTTTCAGATGAGGAAGATTCCTCCATGGAGGCCAAACTGCGCAGCCTGGTTTCGGTGATCTCTCCTATCCTGTTGATCACCTGTGTGTTGGGCCTCATGTACATGGGGGTCTGTACCGCGATGGAGGCGGCCGCCATCGGCGCCTTTGGTGCGTTGATCGTGCTGATCGTCAATCGGCGCTTTGCCTGGAGCATCTTTCACGATTCGGTGGTCAATACCTGCCGCATGACGGCCATGATCATGTGGATTTTTTTCGGGGCACTCTTATTTCAGCATATCTACAGCGCTATGGGTGCCGCTGAAATGGTGGCTTCGATTTTTACCGGATTGGAAGTCAGTAGATGGATCATGTTGATCGGCATGATGGCCGTACTGATGGTCCTGGGCTGTTTCATGGATCCGGGAGGCATTCTCTTGATCTGCATTCCAGTATTCTTGCCCCTGGTCGAATCCCTTGGCTTCGATCCGATCTGGTTCGGCATTCTCTTTGTGATCAACATGGAGTTGGGTTACATCACGCCGCCGTTCGGCTTTAATCTCTTTTACATGAAAATGCTGGCCCAGCCCCACGGCGTCTCCATGCAGGATATCTACTGGTCGGTGGTGCCCTTCGTTCTGCTGGTGATCCTGCTGCTCTTTTTGATCATCGTTTTTCCGGATATCGCCCTGTGGCTGCCGGAAAAAGTATTATAG
- the guaA gene encoding glutamine-hydrolyzing GMP synthase has translation MILIIDFGSQFNQLIARRVRECGVYCIIEPPTLPIERIREMDLQGIILSGGPASIYEKNSPRIDQRIFDLGLPVLGICYGMHFMVDTLGGTVKRAQKREYGFAALNICKSDALFSSIPDHSQVWMSHGDSISQLPTGFDVTAKTDNTPVAAMANETQKFFALQFHPEVAHTKKGKQMLHNFLFDVCGCRRNWSMKAFARSAVAEIKEKVGNDKVILGLSGGVDSTVTAMLIQKAIGNHLTCIFVDNGLLRKDEANKLKVVFKEHLRLNIRYVNAGKKFLDGLAKVADPEKKRKIIGRIFMEVFEAEARKIEGANFLAQGTLYPDVIESRSAFGGPTAVIKSHHNVGGLPKRMKLKLVEPLQYLFKDEVRKLGAQLGLGSDLVWRQPFPGPGLAIRIIGEVTSKRLQVLREVDAVLLEEIREAGFYRKLWQSFAVLLPLKSVGIMGDSRTYENIVAIRAVTSKDAMTADWAKLPHSLMGRISNRIINEVRGVNRVVYDISSKPPSTIEWE, from the coding sequence ATGATTCTGATCATTGATTTCGGTTCCCAATTCAACCAATTGATCGCCCGCCGGGTCCGTGAGTGTGGTGTTTACTGTATCATCGAACCGCCGACACTCCCGATCGAGCGCATCAGGGAGATGGATCTTCAGGGCATCATTCTATCCGGTGGACCGGCGAGCATATACGAAAAAAACAGTCCCAGGATCGACCAGCGTATATTCGATCTCGGGCTGCCTGTTCTGGGGATCTGCTATGGCATGCACTTTATGGTCGATACCCTTGGCGGTACTGTCAAACGAGCGCAGAAGCGTGAATATGGATTTGCGGCACTCAATATCTGCAAGTCCGATGCACTATTTTCGTCCATACCCGATCATAGCCAGGTCTGGATGAGTCATGGGGATTCCATTTCTCAATTGCCAACGGGTTTTGATGTGACGGCTAAAACCGACAACACCCCCGTTGCCGCAATGGCAAACGAAACTCAAAAATTTTTCGCTCTCCAGTTTCACCCCGAGGTGGCTCACACCAAAAAGGGCAAGCAGATGCTGCACAACTTTTTGTTCGATGTGTGTGGCTGCAGGCGCAATTGGAGCATGAAAGCCTTTGCGCGAAGTGCCGTGGCCGAGATCAAAGAAAAGGTGGGCAACGACAAAGTCATACTGGGCCTCAGTGGCGGCGTGGATTCCACGGTGACCGCCATGTTGATTCAAAAGGCCATTGGCAACCATCTGACCTGCATCTTCGTCGACAACGGCTTGCTGCGCAAAGACGAGGCCAACAAGCTCAAGGTGGTGTTCAAAGAGCATTTGAGGCTCAATATCCGCTATGTGAACGCAGGGAAAAAGTTTCTTGATGGACTTGCCAAGGTGGCCGACCCGGAAAAGAAGCGAAAGATCATCGGCAGAATATTTATGGAAGTCTTCGAGGCCGAAGCACGCAAGATAGAAGGGGCTAACTTTCTGGCCCAGGGAACGCTCTACCCGGACGTGATCGAATCTCGCTCGGCATTCGGCGGCCCTACCGCGGTGATCAAGTCCCATCACAATGTCGGCGGTCTTCCCAAGCGAATGAAACTCAAACTGGTCGAACCGCTCCAGTATCTTTTCAAGGATGAGGTTCGCAAACTGGGCGCTCAACTTGGGCTCGGTTCCGATCTGGTCTGGCGCCAGCCTTTCCCGGGGCCTGGATTGGCCATTCGTATCATTGGTGAAGTCACCTCAAAACGCCTGCAGGTACTCCGGGAAGTGGACGCCGTCCTGCTCGAGGAGATTCGGGAGGCCGGTTTTTATCGCAAGCTCTGGCAATCCTTTGCCGTATTGCTACCTCTCAAAAGTGTCGGTATCATGGGAGACAGCCGCACATACGAAAACATTGTGGCCATCCGGGCGGTCACCAGTAAGGACGCCATGACTGCGGATTGGGCAAAACTGCCCCACAGCCTCATGGGCCGCATCTCCAACCGGATCATCAACGAAGTGCGCGGCGTCAACCGTGTGGTCTATGACATCAGCTCGAAGCCGCCCAGCACCATTGAATGGGAATAA
- the efp gene encoding elongation factor P: MLESGDLRKGTKLEIDGEPYVIVQFEFVKPGKGQALYKCKLKNMVTGAQFDRTYRSGEKFTPADLEEVQMEYLYFDGNSYCFMNNTTYEQEMLTADQVGEGKAFLKDNTVCNVLLFQGRPIGVTLPNFVELRVTQAEPWAKGDTASGSTKPATLETGHVVQVPPFVNEGELLRIDTRSGEYVERVKE; encoded by the coding sequence ATGTTAGAAAGTGGTGATCTGCGCAAAGGCACAAAATTGGAAATTGACGGCGAACCCTATGTGATTGTGCAGTTTGAATTTGTAAAGCCAGGCAAAGGACAGGCACTATACAAATGCAAACTCAAGAACATGGTGACCGGAGCCCAATTCGACAGGACCTATCGGTCGGGTGAAAAGTTTACACCTGCCGACTTGGAAGAGGTCCAGATGGAGTATCTCTATTTTGACGGCAACAGCTACTGCTTCATGAACAACACCACCTATGAGCAGGAAATGCTGACCGCGGACCAGGTCGGAGAGGGCAAGGCATTTTTAAAGGACAATACCGTATGCAACGTTCTGCTCTTTCAAGGCCGCCCCATCGGGGTCACGCTACCCAATTTTGTCGAGCTTCGGGTGACCCAGGCCGAACCGTGGGCCAAAGGAGACACAGCCAGCGGGAGCACCAAACCGGCCACCCTGGAAACCGGCCATGTGGTCCAGGTGCCGCCGTTTGTAAACGAAGGAGAGCTGCTTCGGATCGACACCCGCAGCGGTGAGTATGTAGAACGGGTTAAAGAATAG
- a CDS encoding phosphoribosylanthranilate isomerase — protein MIVQIYEIQTPREAEEMIRLEVDHIGSVMLDPFPESRFDLKQTIRTVQQAGCKSSLIPLFNDVDAISRMVEELSPDMLHLCETLGSVEKDRDGVFAALDRQRTLRERFPEIELMRSIPIGQPGRADRWGTLKLAALFEPISDWFLTDTILSTDTPDVEIAQPVQGYIGITGMTCDWAVANALVRSSRIPVVLAGGIGPHNVADGIRKVKPAGVDSCTLTNALDLENRPIRFQKDLEKVKSMVLAARESDTAHQVASIRQ, from the coding sequence ATGATTGTACAAATTTACGAAATCCAGACACCACGCGAAGCCGAGGAGATGATTCGATTGGAGGTGGATCACATCGGCAGTGTGATGTTGGATCCATTTCCTGAGAGCCGGTTTGACCTCAAACAGACGATAAGGACCGTGCAGCAGGCCGGATGTAAAAGCAGCCTGATTCCGCTCTTTAACGATGTGGATGCCATATCGCGGATGGTCGAGGAACTCAGTCCGGATATGTTGCACTTGTGTGAGACCCTCGGGTCTGTCGAAAAGGATCGAGATGGCGTCTTTGCTGCCTTGGATCGACAAAGAACATTGAGAGAACGATTCCCCGAAATTGAGTTGATGCGTTCCATCCCCATTGGTCAGCCCGGCAGAGCGGATCGATGGGGTACGTTGAAACTGGCGGCGCTATTCGAACCGATCAGCGATTGGTTCCTGACCGACACCATATTGTCGACCGACACGCCTGATGTAGAAATAGCGCAGCCGGTTCAGGGGTATATCGGCATCACCGGCATGACTTGCGACTGGGCCGTCGCCAATGCCCTGGTACGCAGCAGCCGTATACCCGTCGTTTTGGCCGGCGGTATTGGACCGCATAATGTCGCAGATGGTATCCGAAAGGTAAAACCCGCCGGTGTGGACAGCTGTACATTGACCAATGCGCTCGATTTGGAGAATCGTCCGATTCGGTTCCAAAAAGATCTTGAAAAGGTGAAATCCATGGTCTTGGCCGCCCGAGAGAGTGACACGGCCCATCAGGTTGCATCAATACGTCAGTAA
- a CDS encoding hemolysin family protein, with translation MTEQVVALVILLVLSGFFSSAETALFSISRTKARYLAKTGGRAYELINQLKDNPHRLLTTILIGNNVVNVAASALATKLALKLFPGYAVGIATGVMTFLILVFGEVFPKSVATRNNVLIARMIIFPIYWFSLFCRPIVFILDFIPKLTGRIKKTPTVTEEELMTFVEVVREEGEIKAEEQQLIHRIFEFDDTNASEIMTPRADMFVIEADKPLDLKTITESGFTRIPVIEDTIDNVVGILNIKDVLADYAANNQLSDVRKLMRPPYFVPEHKKLDSLMRQFKKRKNHMAIVVDEHGGVSGLITLEDALEELVGEIRDETDKEERLITKRKNKEWIVLGKTDIEEVNEVIGMNIPESAEYDTFSGYVLEQIGRIPTENETFTLRGFEVIVKSMDGNRIKEYIVRQLEENSPALLPHASELPK, from the coding sequence ATGACGGAACAAGTCGTCGCACTGGTGATTCTTCTCGTTCTATCCGGCTTTTTTTCATCCGCCGAAACCGCTCTTTTTTCGATCAGCCGCACCAAGGCGCGCTATCTCGCCAAGACCGGCGGCCGCGCCTATGAACTGATCAACCAGCTGAAGGACAATCCGCATCGTTTGCTGACCACTATTCTGATAGGCAACAACGTGGTCAACGTGGCGGCTTCCGCTCTGGCCACCAAACTGGCCCTCAAGCTCTTTCCGGGGTATGCGGTCGGTATCGCCACCGGGGTGATGACCTTTTTGATCCTCGTTTTCGGAGAGGTATTCCCCAAGTCCGTAGCCACTCGGAACAACGTTCTGATCGCCCGCATGATTATTTTTCCCATATACTGGTTTTCCCTTTTCTGCCGTCCCATCGTCTTTATTCTCGACTTCATTCCCAAACTCACGGGGCGCATCAAGAAGACGCCCACCGTGACCGAGGAAGAATTGATGACCTTCGTGGAGGTGGTGCGAGAGGAGGGCGAGATCAAGGCGGAAGAGCAGCAGTTGATTCACCGCATCTTCGAATTTGACGACACCAATGCCTCTGAAATAATGACCCCTCGAGCCGATATGTTCGTTATCGAAGCGGACAAGCCGCTGGATTTAAAAACCATTACCGAATCGGGATTCACCCGCATTCCGGTGATTGAAGATACCATCGACAATGTGGTCGGCATCCTGAACATCAAAGATGTGCTGGCGGATTATGCGGCCAACAATCAACTGTCGGACGTCAGAAAGCTGATGCGCCCGCCCTATTTCGTTCCCGAGCACAAAAAACTGGATTCGTTGATGAGACAGTTCAAAAAACGGAAAAACCATATGGCGATCGTTGTCGATGAGCATGGCGGGGTTTCCGGTTTGATCACCCTTGAAGATGCGCTCGAAGAACTGGTCGGCGAGATCAGGGACGAAACCGATAAGGAAGAACGCCTGATTACCAAACGAAAAAACAAAGAGTGGATTGTGTTGGGCAAGACCGATATCGAAGAGGTCAACGAAGTGATCGGCATGAACATACCCGAATCCGCCGAGTACGACACCTTTTCAGGCTACGTACTCGAACAGATCGGTCGTATTCCCACGGAAAATGAAACGTTTACCCTGCGCGGGTTTGAGGTGATCGTCAAATCGATGGACGGCAACCGGATCAAAGAGTATATTGTGCGTCAGCTGGAAGAAAACAGCCCTGCCCTGCTGCCACACGCTTCCGAATTGCCGAAGTAA
- the larB gene encoding nickel pincer cofactor biosynthesis protein LarB, whose translation MNHHLLTDLLEAVAKGRLSVAQAKSRLEDLAMEDIDYAHIDHHRSLRKGFPEVIFGEGKSADHIAGIMERMKVQEQVILVTRVDAIKADEIRARLPDAAYDPAARMIVWQRKALPKTGLGKILVVSAGTSDIPVAREAFLTADAMGNNVETVFDVGVAGIHRLMAHRDALEAARVLIVVAGMEGALPSVVAGMVRRPVIAVPTSIGYGVSLGGLTALFGMLSSCSSNVAVVNIDNGFGAGYMASCINQP comes from the coding sequence ATGAATCATCACCTATTGACCGATTTGCTCGAGGCCGTTGCCAAGGGCCGTCTCTCTGTGGCTCAAGCCAAATCCCGCCTCGAAGATCTGGCCATGGAAGATATCGATTATGCGCATATAGATCATCACCGCAGCCTGCGCAAGGGCTTTCCAGAGGTGATTTTCGGCGAAGGCAAATCGGCGGATCATATTGCAGGCATCATGGAACGCATGAAGGTTCAGGAGCAGGTTATTCTGGTGACGCGAGTCGACGCTATCAAGGCCGATGAGATAAGGGCGCGCCTGCCGGATGCCGCATATGACCCGGCGGCCCGCATGATCGTGTGGCAAAGAAAAGCCCTTCCCAAGACCGGACTCGGCAAGATTTTGGTGGTGTCTGCGGGAACCTCCGACATCCCAGTGGCGCGCGAAGCGTTTCTGACCGCTGACGCCATGGGAAACAATGTCGAAACCGTATTCGATGTGGGCGTGGCCGGAATCCATCGGTTGATGGCCCATCGCGATGCGTTGGAGGCGGCGCGCGTACTGATTGTTGTCGCTGGAATGGAGGGCGCCCTGCCCAGCGTCGTTGCGGGCATGGTTCGTCGCCCGGTTATCGCGGTACCGACCAGCATTGGTTATGGCGTCAGTCTCGGCGGCCTGACGGCCCTGTTCGGCATGCTAAGCAGCTGCAGCTCCAACGTGGCCGTGGTCAACATCGACAATGGGTTTGGGGCCGGCTACATGGCCTCTTGCATCAACCAGCCTTGA
- the kdsB gene encoding 3-deoxy-manno-octulosonate cytidylyltransferase has product MRIVVVIPSRYGSSRFEGKPLAYIAGKPMIQHVYESASRADKISEVTVATDDRRIFDAVKSFGGRALMTSPAHRSGSDRVAEAVEQMGLEPDDIAINVQGDQPMVRPEGFDAVVEPLLRDPELGMSTLAFEITDRQEYTNPKDCKVVMDCNGDALYFSRAPIPWARDGGDGFTVFKHLGVYAYTRKFLHIFNSLPKGRLEQIEKLEQLRALEFGHRIKVVISPFDSPEVDLPEDIARIERLLRMGQ; this is encoded by the coding sequence ATGCGCATCGTCGTCGTTATTCCATCGAGATATGGTTCTTCGCGATTCGAAGGCAAGCCACTTGCGTACATCGCCGGCAAACCCATGATTCAGCATGTCTATGAAAGCGCCTCCCGTGCCGACAAGATTTCCGAAGTCACGGTAGCCACCGACGATCGTCGCATCTTCGATGCAGTCAAAAGCTTCGGGGGCCGGGCATTGATGACCTCTCCGGCGCACCGTTCCGGAAGCGACCGTGTCGCCGAAGCGGTTGAACAAATGGGGCTCGAACCAGACGATATCGCCATCAATGTGCAAGGTGACCAGCCCATGGTGCGTCCGGAAGGTTTCGATGCGGTCGTCGAGCCACTGCTGCGCGACCCGGAGCTTGGCATGAGCACCCTGGCGTTCGAAATCACGGACCGTCAAGAATACACCAATCCGAAAGATTGTAAAGTCGTTATGGATTGCAACGGCGACGCGCTCTATTTTTCCAGAGCACCCATCCCCTGGGCCCGGGATGGCGGTGATGGTTTCACGGTGTTCAAACATCTGGGCGTCTATGCCTACACCAGAAAATTTCTACACATTTTTAATTCGTTGCCCAAAGGTCGCCTTGAACAGATCGAAAAACTGGAACAGCTCCGAGCCTTGGAATTCGGCCACCGCATCAAGGTCGTCATCTCGCCTTTCGACTCACCGGAAGTCGATCTTCCAGAGGACATCGCCCGTATCGAAAGGCTGCTCCGGATGGGTCAATGA
- the dctP gene encoding TRAP transporter substrate-binding protein DctP, translated as MIWRLQSAWATSTGQHPAFQKMCDMIKQESNGRLEIKLFGPGEIVGTVEMFDAVVNGVLEMAGGSGIYNSGKIPEGLVEFGMPFALENKAELDDFWLTYKDGEAFKIVQEAYRKRGAELLAIHAGNSYGYMTTFPATATADFKGKKIRSFGFFGSIVQMMGGQPVSLPTEDQYLALQQGTVDGTIFPYLAMQTMNLKEVAKHAILPPILGSPTSNVYVSSKAWTKLPEDIKPIVIKYVRLQNEWYMAKEYPQEQEMLANPDKFGIEVHRMKPEEVAKLKAMGQKIWDGVSKRSEGTAKLIEMLRAYKAEK; from the coding sequence ATGATCTGGCGATTACAGTCGGCTTGGGCCACCAGCACCGGTCAGCACCCTGCATTTCAAAAAATGTGCGACATGATCAAGCAGGAATCCAACGGCCGGCTTGAAATCAAGCTGTTCGGTCCGGGAGAAATCGTCGGTACGGTCGAAATGTTCGATGCGGTTGTCAACGGCGTGTTGGAAATGGCCGGCGGCTCCGGCATTTACAATTCGGGCAAGATTCCCGAAGGACTGGTTGAGTTCGGTATGCCGTTCGCCTTGGAAAACAAAGCCGAACTGGACGATTTCTGGTTAACCTACAAAGATGGCGAAGCCTTTAAAATCGTGCAGGAAGCCTACCGCAAGCGCGGCGCTGAACTGCTCGCCATCCATGCCGGAAACTCATATGGTTACATGACCACATTCCCGGCCACCGCCACCGCCGATTTCAAGGGTAAAAAAATCCGTTCGTTCGGGTTCTTCGGATCGATCGTTCAGATGATGGGCGGCCAACCGGTATCCCTTCCCACCGAAGATCAGTATCTTGCGCTGCAGCAAGGCACTGTGGACGGCACGATTTTTCCCTATCTGGCCATGCAGACGATGAACCTCAAAGAGGTGGCCAAGCACGCCATCCTTCCGCCGATACTTGGATCCCCCACCAGCAATGTATATGTCTCCAGCAAAGCCTGGACCAAGCTGCCGGAAGACATCAAACCCATCGTGATCAAGTATGTCCGTCTGCAGAACGAATGGTACATGGCCAAAGAATATCCCCAGGAGCAGGAGATGCTCGCCAATCCGGACAAGTTTGGCATCGAGGTCCATCGCATGAAACCCGAAGAGGTGGCCAAACTCAAGGCCATGGGCCAGAAGATTTGGGACGGTGTTTCCAAACGGTCCGAAGGCACGGCCAAGCTCATCGAAATGCTCAGAGCTTACAAGGCTGAAAAATAG
- a CDS encoding universal stress protein: MVPSINKILFATDLSKISRYAFEYAVSLADKQHAELLIVHIIKGASPFGTELVKMAVGDDAYKQLEQKHAQYAREILIGKRSEALVLRETIQHLRSEAEMKVSPTKSLKINDRVIEASSVSEEILRLVETEGCDLVILGHRKRHLLASGLGEGTLKKVLKKTTVPVLVVPTLQQ, translated from the coding sequence GTGGTGCCGAGTATCAACAAAATCCTTTTTGCCACCGACTTGTCGAAAATTTCCAGATATGCTTTCGAATATGCCGTCTCCCTTGCCGATAAGCAGCATGCGGAGCTTTTGATCGTCCACATCATAAAAGGCGCCTCACCGTTTGGTACCGAGTTGGTCAAGATGGCCGTCGGTGACGATGCATATAAGCAACTCGAGCAAAAACACGCCCAATATGCACGGGAAATCCTCATCGGGAAACGTAGCGAAGCGCTCGTGCTCAGGGAGACCATCCAACACCTTCGCAGTGAAGCCGAAATGAAGGTATCCCCGACCAAGTCTCTGAAAATCAATGATCGGGTCATCGAAGCCAGTTCGGTGTCGGAAGAGATTTTAAGGCTGGTGGAAACAGAAGGGTGCGACCTGGTCATCTTGGGGCACCGGAAGCGTCACTTGCTCGCCAGCGGATTGGGGGAGGGAACGCTCAAGAAGGTCCTGAAAAAAACGACCGTTCCTGTTCTGGTCGTGCCGACATTGCAGCAATAG
- a CDS encoding TRAP transporter small permease subunit: MQIENFLKLIDKTNEWTGRIVSYLAIFMMLSLTYEVVVRYLFNMPTIWVLEINQYALCIYVALAGGFTAINNGHVNVEILYEKFSPRRKAIVNIATSICFFTVLLVLIWKAGAVAWEAWETKETSFSLLAAPLYPAKAAIPIGAFLFLLQQLTNLIRDIAFLVRKDHQPVEN, from the coding sequence ATGCAGATTGAAAATTTCCTGAAACTCATCGATAAGACCAATGAATGGACCGGGCGGATCGTTTCCTACCTGGCCATCTTCATGATGCTATCGTTAACCTATGAAGTTGTTGTCCGTTATCTGTTCAATATGCCGACCATCTGGGTTCTGGAAATCAACCAGTACGCCTTGTGCATCTATGTTGCACTTGCCGGCGGCTTCACGGCCATCAACAACGGCCATGTGAATGTCGAAATCTTATATGAGAAATTCAGTCCCCGGCGTAAAGCGATCGTCAATATCGCCACGTCGATATGTTTTTTCACGGTATTGCTCGTACTGATCTGGAAAGCCGGTGCCGTCGCCTGGGAGGCCTGGGAGACGAAGGAAACCTCGTTCAGTCTGCTGGCGGCACCTTTATATCCTGCAAAGGCGGCCATCCCGATAGGTGCTTTTCTATTTTTACTGCAACAGTTGACAAACCTCATACGGGATATCGCATTCCTCGTCCGCAAGGATCATCAACCAGTTGAAAACTAA